The proteins below are encoded in one region of Rhodothermales bacterium:
- a CDS encoding PKD domain-containing protein: AVSASGGGRTAMAGPVYRRPVTAVDGALPAYYDGALFIYEWSRRWLKEVRMDEAGDVLAILPVAPELSFAQPIDLEIGPDGALYLLEWGSIFWGGGADAALVRLAYAAGNRPPFARIGASTTSGPAPLAVSFSAQDSFDPDEAATPGFSWDLDDDGQADATDAAPSFLYTRPGTYTVRLRVTDAQGLVGEASQVIVVGDPLPTAFTVETPFPNPARAEVTLPFGLPAEMDVRIEVFDALGRRQEVLLDERRPAGVQDVSFSVAGWISGVYVLRIETVRGRTTHLLVVTR, from the coding sequence GGCTGTGAGTGCCAGCGGCGGGGGGCGGACCGCCATGGCCGGGCCGGTCTATCGCCGGCCCGTGACGGCCGTCGACGGGGCGCTGCCGGCCTATTACGACGGGGCGCTGTTTATCTACGAATGGAGCCGCCGGTGGCTCAAGGAGGTGCGGATGGACGAGGCCGGCGACGTGTTGGCGATCCTCCCCGTGGCGCCCGAGCTGTCGTTTGCGCAGCCTATCGACCTCGAAATAGGGCCGGATGGCGCGTTGTACCTCCTGGAGTGGGGCTCGATCTTCTGGGGCGGCGGAGCCGATGCCGCGCTCGTCCGCCTCGCCTACGCCGCCGGCAACCGCCCGCCCTTCGCCCGGATCGGGGCCTCGACTACGTCCGGGCCGGCGCCACTCGCCGTGTCGTTCTCCGCCCAGGATAGCTTCGACCCGGACGAAGCCGCCACGCCGGGGTTCTCCTGGGATCTGGATGACGATGGGCAGGCCGACGCCACCGACGCCGCTCCGTCCTTCCTCTATACCCGGCCCGGGACGTATACGGTGCGGCTTCGCGTGACCGACGCGCAGGGGCTCGTCGGCGAGGCGTCGCAGGTGATCGTGGTCGGCGACCCGCTGCCGACGGCGTTTACCGTCGAGACGCCCTTCCCGAACCCGGCGCGGGCAGAGGTTACGCTGCCGTTTGGGCTACCGGCCGAGATGGATGTGCGGATCGAGGTATTCGACGCGCTGGGGCGCAGGCAGGAGGTGTTGCTCGATGAGCGCCGGCCGGCCGGCGTGCAGGACGTCTCGTTCAGCG